The sequence below is a genomic window from bacterium.
CTTGTACCCGCTCAGGCAACAAAGCCGCGGAGCGTAATGCAAACGGCTCATCGGTTCCGGCATACTCAAGCGGGATCGCTGCTAACCGTTTCACTTCGCGCAAACTGTGTTTGCGGTCGCGAATCATACGGTACTTGGGAAGGAGGATGCGGATGTCGTGTCCCATGTTTTTCAGCTTCTTTGGCAACGCACCAGAGACGTCGGCAAGCCCACCGGTTTTTGCAAACGGCACCACTTCCGGGGAAACTAAAAGTATCCGTAACGACTTCGACATTTTACTTCCTTCGTCGTCAAATAGTATTTGATGTTAGTAGTGTGTTCCTACTATCATCATTAAACAACTCTGAGTCATTCTTTCTGACAAGCCGGTAACGAATCTACATCACTCATTCTGGAGAGTTTGCTGCATTATATCGTTCAAACACCCCAGGCGCGACACTAAGAATGACTTGATTTCTCCCACGCTCTTTGGCTTGGTACAATGCAACATCGGATTGATGTACCAGCTCTTCCGCTGAGGAACTCACGGTACGAGTAGATGCAACTCCTACACTGACGGTGATACGTCCTTCCGGCTGTTTATTTGCATTAACGAAATCAAACTCTTCAACATTAGATCTGAGCTTGTCCGCAAGTATTCCTGCCCCTTCGATGTTAGCACCGGGCAAAATAATAGCAAACTCCTCCCCACCATAACGAGTAACAAAGTC
It includes:
- a CDS encoding GGDEF domain-containing protein; its protein translation is DFVTRYGGEEFAIILPGANIEGAGILADKLRSNVEEFDFVNANKQPEGRITVSVGVASTRTVSSSAEELVHQSDVALYQAKERGRNQVILSVAPGVFERYNAANSPE